One region of Ignavibacteriota bacterium genomic DNA includes:
- a CDS encoding DUF2795 domain-containing protein — MIWTMELASWLDDAPWPATRDELIDYATRIGAPTQVLENLQELEDPDETYEGIEDIWTDFPVDEDFYFGDEENDY, encoded by the coding sequence ATGATATGGACCATGGAACTCGCGTCCTGGCTCGACGATGCACCGTGGCCCGCCACGCGCGACGAATTGATCGATTACGCGACCCGCATCGGCGCGCCCACGCAGGTGCTCGAGAATCTGCAGGAACTTGAGGATCCGGATGAAACCTATGAAGGCATCGAGGACATCTGGACAGATTTCCCCGTGGATGAGGACTTCTATTTCGGAGACGAGGAAAACGACTACTGA